ATCTCATTTGTACGCCTCAGTTTTAAAGTTATGTTGCAACCTTTTCTATTTGAGGAATATATACGTGATTTAGAAAGCAAAGAGGAGGAGCAAAGGAAACTGCGGATGGTATATTGCTTATTAGACTCCGgggttaaaattaaatttatgtttggAGACTTTGATTTATCTCTTTCACACTGGGCATACACCGTTGATTCAAATAGGAAGAATTGAGGAAAGCTGAACGTAAAAATCGTGATGAGTTCCGAAAACTGATGGAAGAGCAAGTTGCTGCAGGAATACTTAATGCAAAAACTAACTGGCGTGATTATTACATCAAAgttagtttttctttcttgtgttcaaTGAGAGTGATTACCTTCATGAGTTCCCTTTTCATCTTTTTGAATTTCTCATCCaataatttccttctttattttgtgCTTGCAGATTAAAGATTTTGCTGCATATCTGACTGTCTCATCAAATACTTCAGGATCAACAGCAAAAGACTTATTTACAGATATTATGGATGAGCTGGAGAAACAGGTGAAATAGTTTGCTAATAGGAGTATTGAATTGTGTCAACTACATTTGTTACACTAAGCCATATTTATAGACTTTACACTACAATCCCTTTTCATTTGCTTTCACTTAATGAAGGTCTTAAGCTGAATGGTTAAGATATCAACCCATtaagtacttttttttttaaaaaaaagattcaaCCTGTTAATACATCTTAATACATCTTGATGAATCAGATgttaaacaaagtctgaaaatcATTCAGGTCCTCACtaaaaagttcaattcattaGGTAAAAA
This Capsicum annuum cultivar UCD-10X-F1 unplaced genomic scaffold, UCD10Xv1.1 ctg66256, whole genome shotgun sequence DNA region includes the following protein-coding sequences:
- the LOC124893842 gene encoding pre-mRNA-processing protein 40A-like encodes the protein MLQPFLFEEYIRDLESKEEEQRKLRMEELRKAERKNRDEFRKLMEEQVAAGILNAKTNWRDYYIKIKDFAAYLTVSSNTSGSTAKDLFTDIMDELEKQVK